The nucleotide window GGCCCTGGCGCACAACGGCCAGGACCGGGTCCGGGTGCTGTTGGCCGGATCCGACGGCGTCGACGCCGGCCCGTGGTTCCGCGGGTCGGGTGGCCTCCCGGCGGTCGAGGCACGGCTGTTGGCCGCGGCGACCGATCCTCCGAGCGCGGCCCGCCCCGACCTGGCGGGCGCGATCCACCGAGCACGCGGCGACGGACCGGCCGGCCCGACCGTGGTGGTCTCCGACCTGCTCGACGACGCCTGGCCGGACGCGGTCCGGGAGCTGGCGGCGGGGCGGTGCGACGGCGTGGTGGTGCACCTGCTCGGCCGTGAGGACCTCGAACCGGGAGTCCGCGGCGACCTGCGCCTCGCCGATGCCGAGACCGGCGAGGAGCTGGAGGTCGGGATCGACGAGGAGGCGTTGGCCGCCTACCAGGCCACCTGCGAGGCGTGGCTCGCGCAGGTCGAGGCGGCCTGCGGGCGGCACGGGATCGCCTACGCCCGCCTGGTCGACGACGCGTCGGTCGA belongs to Actinomycetota bacterium and includes:
- a CDS encoding DUF58 domain-containing protein, with product GRYAGSHRSRRYGASLDFADHRQYVPGDDPRRLDVAAYQRLGRLLVKLYEAEDEAAARVVVDLSASMGFGRKARTAREVAAVFAALAHNGQDRVRVLLAGSDGVDAGPWFRGSGGLPAVEARLLAAATDPPSAARPDLAGAIHRARGDGPAGPTVVVSDLLDDAWPDAVRELAAGRCDGVVVHLLGREDLEPGVRGDLRLADAETGEELEVGIDEEALAAYQATCEAWLAQVEAACGRHGIAYARLVDDASVEELATGTLRRLGVVT